The genomic window GTTGTCTGCGAGGACCGAGGCCACGAGAGACTTTGTTGTCTTCGGACCCACAATCCCATCGGGCGCCAGCTTTGCCTGCTTTTGGAAAGCGATGACTCGTGCCTGTGTCTTCGGCTCCCGCCTGGGCGGCGCTGGAGATGGTCGAGGCGATCGCGTTCGACCGGAAGAAGATCCTCCCGGTGGCGGCCCTCCTCGACGGCGAATACGGCGTCAAGGGGATGTTCATCGGCGTGCCTTGCGTGCTCGGCGCCGGGGGCATCGAGAAGATCATCGAGGTGGACTTGAGCGACGCCGAGAAGGCGATGTTCAAGAAGTCCAT from Terriglobia bacterium includes these protein-coding regions:
- a CDS encoding peptidoglycan-binding protein, with product MRRRGGPPPGGSSSGRTRSPRPSPAPPRREPKTQARVIAFQKQAKLAPDGIVGPKTTKSLVASVLADN